A genomic region of Saccopteryx bilineata isolate mSacBil1 chromosome 1, mSacBil1_pri_phased_curated, whole genome shotgun sequence contains the following coding sequences:
- the ACY3 gene encoding N-acyl-aromatic-L-amino acid amidohydrolase (carboxylate-forming) isoform X1: MLLRGRREEDAPHLGGHQGTCLRSRAGRLGPARPWETHQHHPSSEPGPASLLEPPNRVRTPCPPLHCGMCSRPPVPREPLRRVAVTGGTHGNEMSGIYLARYWLQAPRELQRPSFSAVPVLANPAATAACRRYLGRDLNRTFTSTFLTARAHPDDPYEVTRARELNQLLGPKASGRAFDFILDLHNTTANMGTCLIAESAHNVFAMHLCRYLQLQSSELPCHVFLYQSPGEESYCVDSVAKNGMGLELGPQPQGVLRADLFIRMRALVAAALDFIQLFNQGTDFPAFEMEAYRTVSHVDFPRTEAGDLAGTVHPQLQDRDFEPLRPGAPIFQTFSGEDVLYEEESTVYPVFINEAAYYEKGIAFLQTEKLNFSVPTLPALAPTPTPTP, translated from the exons ATGTTGCTGAGGGGGCGAAGGGAAGAGGACGCTCCTCATCTGGGTGGCCACCAAGGCACATGCCTCA GGAGCCGAGCTGGCCGGCTGGGACCTGCCAGGCCTTGGGAAACGCACCAGCACCATCCCAGCTCCGAGCCGGGCCCAGCATCCTTGCTGGAGCCGCCTAATCGGGTCCGCACACCGTGCCCTCCACTCCACTGCGGGATGTGCTCGCGGCCGCCTGTGCCGCGGGAGCCCCTGCGCCGCGTGGCGGTGACTGGGGGCACCCACGGCAACGAGATGTCTGGCATCTACCTGGCCCGATACTGGCTGCAGGCGCCAAGGGAGCTGCAGAGACCCAGCTTCTCTGCCGTGCCAGTGCTGGCTAACCCGGCAGCCACGGCCGCCTGCCGCCGCTACTTGGGCCGCGACCTCAACCGCACCTTCACCAGTACCTTCCTCAC TGCCAGGGCCCACCCAGATGACCCATATGAGGTGACAAGGGCCCGAGAGCTGAACCAGCTGCTGGGGCCCAAGGCCTCGGGCCGGGCCTTTGACTTCATCCTTGACCTGCACAACACCACAGCCAACATGGGCACCTGCCTCATCGCGGAGTCCGCCCACAATGTCTTTGCCATGCACCTGTGCCGCTACCTGCAG CTGCAGAGCTCGGAGCTCCCCTGCCATGTCTTCCTGTACCAGTCGCCAGGAGAAGAGAGTTACTGCGTCGACTCGGTGGCCAAAAACGGAATGG GCCTGGAGCTGGGTCCCCAGCCTCAGGGAGTGCTGCGGGCTGACCTTTTCATCAGGATGAGAGCCCTGGTGGCCGCAGCTCTGGACTTCATCCAGCTCTTCAACCAGG GTACGGACTTTCCTGCCTTCGAGATGGAAGCGTATAGAACCGTGAGCCATGTGGACTTTCCCCGCACAGAGGCCGGGGACCTGGCAGGCACCGTGCATCCTCAgcttcag GACCGAGACTTTGAGCCACTGCGGCCTGGTGCGCCCATCTTCCAGACGTTCAGCGGCGAGGACGTGCTCTATGAGGAGGAGTCCACTGTGTACCCTGTGTTCATCAATGAGGCCGCCTACTACGAGAAGGGTATTGCCTTTTTGCAGACTGAGAAGCTCAATTTCTCCGTGCCCACCCTGCCTGCactggcccccacccccaccccgactcCCTAA
- the LOC136319008 gene encoding aldehyde dehydrogenase family 3 member B2-like isoform X1, with translation MAGKEGKGAVKDSRMNPFEDTVQRLRETFRTGRTRPAEFRAAQLRALGRFLQDNKQLLQEALAQDLKKSAFESDLSEIILCQNEVDLALRSLHSWMKDEPVARNLLTQLDSAFIRKEPFGLVLIVAPWNYPLNLTLVPLVGALAAGNCVVLKPSEISQGTEKVLIEVLPQYLDQSCFAVVQGGPKEAQQLLEHKFDYIFFTGSPRVGKIVMTAAAKHLTPVTLELGGKNPCYVDDNCDPQTVANRVAWFRYFNTGQTCVAPDYILCSPMMQEKLVPALQSTITRFYGEDPRSSPDLGRIISDKHFQRLRGLLSCGRVAIGGQSNESDRYIAPTVLVDVAETEPVMQEEIFGPILPIMNVRSLDEAVDFINRREKPLALYAFSRSQQVVNQVLDRTSSGSFGGNEGFMYMTLSSMPFGGVGLSGMGRYHGKFSFDTFSNHRGCLLSCSGLEKLNDIRYPPYSDWNKQLIRWVLGPKSCTLL, from the exons ATGGCGGGCAAAGAAGGCAAAGGCGCGGTGAAGGATTCCAG GATGAACCCCTTCGAGGACACTGTGCAGCGGCTCCGGGAGACCTTCCGCACGGGGCGGACGCGGCCGGCGGAGTTCCGGGCCGCCCAGCTCAGGGCCTTGGGCCGCTTCCTGCAGGACAACAAGCAGCTGCTGCAGGAGGCGCTGGCGCAGGACCTGAAGAAG TCAGCCTTTGAGTCGGACTTGTCCGAGATCATCCTGTGCCAGAATGAGGTCGACCTGGCCCTCCGGAGCCTGCACAGCTGGATGAAGGACGAGCCGGTGGCCAGGAACCTG TTAACGCAGCTGGACTCCGCCTTCATCCGGAAGGAGCCCTTCGGCCTGGTGCTCATCGTCGCCCCCTGGAACTACCCCCTGAACCTGACCctggtgcccctggtgggcgcccTCGCCGCAG GGAACTGCGTGGTGCTCAAGCCGTCAGAGAttagccagggcacagagaaggtcCTGATCGAAGTGCTGCCCCAGTACCTAGACCAG AGCTGCTTTGCCGTGGTGCAGGGTGGGCCCAAGGAGGCGCAGCAGCTGCTGGAACACAAGTTTGACTATATCTTCTTCACGG GGAGCCCTCGTGTTGGCAAGATTGTCATGACTGCAGCCGCCAAGCACCTGACGCCCGTCACGCTGGAGCTGGGGGGCAAGAATCCCTGCTACGTAGATGACAACTGCGACCCCCAGACCGTGGCCAACCGCGTGGCCTGGTTCCGCTACTTCAACACGGGCCAGACGTGCGTGGCCCCCGACTACATCCTGTGCAGCCCCATGATGCAGGAGAAGCTGGTGCCCGCCTTGCAGAGCACCATCACCCGTTTCTATGGTGAAGACCCCAGGAGCTCCCCGGACCTGGGCCGCATCATCAGTGATAAGCATTTCCAGCGGCTCCGGGGCCTGCTGAGCTGTGGCCGTGTGGCCATCGGGGGCCAGAGTAACGAGAGTGACCGCTACATTG CCCCCACGGTGCTGGTGGACGTGGCAGAGACGGAGCCGGTGATGCAGGAGGAGATCTTCGGGCCCATCCTGCCCATCATGAACGTGAGGAGCCTGGACGAGGCCGTTGACTTCATCAACCGGCGGGAGAAGCCGTTGGCGCTGTATGCCTTCTCCCGCAGCCAGCAG GTGGTGAACCAGGTGCTGGATCGAACCAGCAGCGGCAGCTTTGGGGGCAATGAGGGCTTCATGTACATGACTCTGTCGTCCATGCCGTTTGGGGGAGTCG GCCTCAGCGGGATGGGAAGGTACCACGGCAAGTTCTCCTTCGACACCTTCTCCAACCACCGCGGCTGCCTGCTCTCCTGCTCAGGCCTGGAGAAGCTCAACGACATCCGCTACCCGCCCTACAGTGACTGGAACAAGCAGCTGATCAGATGGGTCCTGGGCCCCAAGAGCTGCACCCTTCTGTGA
- the LOC136319008 gene encoding aldehyde dehydrogenase family 3 member B2-like isoform X2, with translation MNPFEDTVQRLRETFRTGRTRPAEFRAAQLRALGRFLQDNKQLLQEALAQDLKKSAFESDLSEIILCQNEVDLALRSLHSWMKDEPVARNLLTQLDSAFIRKEPFGLVLIVAPWNYPLNLTLVPLVGALAAGNCVVLKPSEISQGTEKVLIEVLPQYLDQSCFAVVQGGPKEAQQLLEHKFDYIFFTGSPRVGKIVMTAAAKHLTPVTLELGGKNPCYVDDNCDPQTVANRVAWFRYFNTGQTCVAPDYILCSPMMQEKLVPALQSTITRFYGEDPRSSPDLGRIISDKHFQRLRGLLSCGRVAIGGQSNESDRYIAPTVLVDVAETEPVMQEEIFGPILPIMNVRSLDEAVDFINRREKPLALYAFSRSQQVVNQVLDRTSSGSFGGNEGFMYMTLSSMPFGGVGLSGMGRYHGKFSFDTFSNHRGCLLSCSGLEKLNDIRYPPYSDWNKQLIRWVLGPKSCTLL, from the exons ATGAACCCCTTCGAGGACACTGTGCAGCGGCTCCGGGAGACCTTCCGCACGGGGCGGACGCGGCCGGCGGAGTTCCGGGCCGCCCAGCTCAGGGCCTTGGGCCGCTTCCTGCAGGACAACAAGCAGCTGCTGCAGGAGGCGCTGGCGCAGGACCTGAAGAAG TCAGCCTTTGAGTCGGACTTGTCCGAGATCATCCTGTGCCAGAATGAGGTCGACCTGGCCCTCCGGAGCCTGCACAGCTGGATGAAGGACGAGCCGGTGGCCAGGAACCTG TTAACGCAGCTGGACTCCGCCTTCATCCGGAAGGAGCCCTTCGGCCTGGTGCTCATCGTCGCCCCCTGGAACTACCCCCTGAACCTGACCctggtgcccctggtgggcgcccTCGCCGCAG GGAACTGCGTGGTGCTCAAGCCGTCAGAGAttagccagggcacagagaaggtcCTGATCGAAGTGCTGCCCCAGTACCTAGACCAG AGCTGCTTTGCCGTGGTGCAGGGTGGGCCCAAGGAGGCGCAGCAGCTGCTGGAACACAAGTTTGACTATATCTTCTTCACGG GGAGCCCTCGTGTTGGCAAGATTGTCATGACTGCAGCCGCCAAGCACCTGACGCCCGTCACGCTGGAGCTGGGGGGCAAGAATCCCTGCTACGTAGATGACAACTGCGACCCCCAGACCGTGGCCAACCGCGTGGCCTGGTTCCGCTACTTCAACACGGGCCAGACGTGCGTGGCCCCCGACTACATCCTGTGCAGCCCCATGATGCAGGAGAAGCTGGTGCCCGCCTTGCAGAGCACCATCACCCGTTTCTATGGTGAAGACCCCAGGAGCTCCCCGGACCTGGGCCGCATCATCAGTGATAAGCATTTCCAGCGGCTCCGGGGCCTGCTGAGCTGTGGCCGTGTGGCCATCGGGGGCCAGAGTAACGAGAGTGACCGCTACATTG CCCCCACGGTGCTGGTGGACGTGGCAGAGACGGAGCCGGTGATGCAGGAGGAGATCTTCGGGCCCATCCTGCCCATCATGAACGTGAGGAGCCTGGACGAGGCCGTTGACTTCATCAACCGGCGGGAGAAGCCGTTGGCGCTGTATGCCTTCTCCCGCAGCCAGCAG GTGGTGAACCAGGTGCTGGATCGAACCAGCAGCGGCAGCTTTGGGGGCAATGAGGGCTTCATGTACATGACTCTGTCGTCCATGCCGTTTGGGGGAGTCG GCCTCAGCGGGATGGGAAGGTACCACGGCAAGTTCTCCTTCGACACCTTCTCCAACCACCGCGGCTGCCTGCTCTCCTGCTCAGGCCTGGAGAAGCTCAACGACATCCGCTACCCGCCCTACAGTGACTGGAACAAGCAGCTGATCAGATGGGTCCTGGGCCCCAAGAGCTGCACCCTTCTGTGA
- the TBX10 gene encoding T-box transcription factor TBX10, which yields MRLAGGRGRRGEQGPTLCLLSAAFLSAGLGVFAPSETYTLPMTSASWEPRLVSPFPSGPSVGSTGAQAMGEPSGQGPKNPHVSSVTVQLEMKALWEEFNQLGTEMIVTKAGRKMFPTFQVKILGMDSLADYALLMDFVPLDDKRYRYAFHSSAWLVAGKADPATPGRVHFHPDSPAKGAQWMRQIVSFDKLKLTNNLLDDNGHIILNSMHRYQPRFHVVFVDPRKDSERYAQENFKSFIFTETQFTAVTAYQNHRITQLKIASNPFAKGFRESDPDSWTVSSRPLLSIPARSCRSLSPCLLKGSTEQEKDPNKVPASTSRTPAQLHHQLLAAPEALLAPATYRALTYQDLYPGASSPLGVPRARPAPYPLLNIQADRGQGSLPLQARLGLLSPTAMCLGSHQDPQ from the exons ATGAGgctggctggggggagggggcggcgaGGTGAGCAGGGGCCcacactctgccttctctctgcagcCTTCCTCTCCGCCGGCCTTGGGGTCTTCGCGCCCTCGGAGACCTACACCCTGCCCATGACCAGCGCCAGCTGGGAGCCCCGGCTGGTCTCTCCATTCCCATCAGGCCCTTCCGTCGGCTCCACAGGGGCCCAAGCCATGGGTGAGCCCAGCGGGCAGGGCCCCAAGAACCCACACGTGTCCAGTGTGACGGTCCAGCTGGAGATGAAGGCTCTGTGGGAGGAATTCAACCAGCTGGGCACAGAGATGATTGTGACCAAGGCAGGCAG GAAGATGTTCCCCACCTTCCAGGTGAAAATCCTGGGTATGGACTCACTGGCTGACTACGCCCTGCTCATGGACTTCGTGCCCCTGGATGACAAGAGATACAG GTACGCCTTCCACAGCTCGGCCTGGCTGGTGGCGGGCAAGGCGGACCCGGCCACGCCTGGCCGTGTGCACTTCCACCCCGACTCGCCGGCCAAAGGCGCCCAGTGGATGCGCCAGATCGTGTCCTTTGACAAGCTCAAGCTGACCAACAACCTGCTGGATGACAATGGCCAC atcaTTCTCAACTCCATGCACCGCTACCAGCCCCGCTTCCACGTGGTCTTCGTGGACCCACGCAAGGACAGCGAGCGCTACGCCCAGGAGAACTTCAAGTCCTTCATCTTCACGGAGACCCAGTTCACAGCCGTGACAGCGTATCAGAACCACCGG ATCACCCAGTTGAAAATCGCCAGCAACCCTTTTGCCAAGGGCTTTAGAGAGAGTGACCCGGACTCCTG GACTGTGTCCTCACGGCCCCTGCTCAGCATCCCAGCCCGGAGTTGCAGAAGCCTCAGCCCCTGTCTGCTGAAGGGCTCCACGGAGCAGGAGAAAG ACCCCAACAAAGTTCCAGCTTCCACCTCCAGGACCCCTGCACAGCTCCACCACCAGCTGCTGGCTGCCCCCGAAGCTCTGTTGGCCCCGGCCACCTACCGGGCCCTCACCTATCAGGATCTGTACCCTGGAGCCTCAAGCCCCCTTGGAGTCCCGAGGGCCCGACCAGCACCATACCCTCTTCTGAATATCCAGGCTGACAGGGGTCAGGGGAGCCTGCCCCTCCAAGCCAGGCTGGGGCTCCTGTCCCCCACTGCCATGTGTCTGGGGTCTCATCAGGACCCTCAGTGA
- the ACY3 gene encoding N-acyl-aromatic-L-amino acid amidohydrolase (carboxylate-forming) isoform X2, with the protein MCSRPPVPREPLRRVAVTGGTHGNEMSGIYLARYWLQAPRELQRPSFSAVPVLANPAATAACRRYLGRDLNRTFTSTFLTARAHPDDPYEVTRARELNQLLGPKASGRAFDFILDLHNTTANMGTCLIAESAHNVFAMHLCRYLQLQSSELPCHVFLYQSPGEESYCVDSVAKNGMGLELGPQPQGVLRADLFIRMRALVAAALDFIQLFNQGTDFPAFEMEAYRTVSHVDFPRTEAGDLAGTVHPQLQDRDFEPLRPGAPIFQTFSGEDVLYEEESTVYPVFINEAAYYEKGIAFLQTEKLNFSVPTLPALAPTPTPTP; encoded by the exons ATGTGCTCGCGGCCGCCTGTGCCGCGGGAGCCCCTGCGCCGCGTGGCGGTGACTGGGGGCACCCACGGCAACGAGATGTCTGGCATCTACCTGGCCCGATACTGGCTGCAGGCGCCAAGGGAGCTGCAGAGACCCAGCTTCTCTGCCGTGCCAGTGCTGGCTAACCCGGCAGCCACGGCCGCCTGCCGCCGCTACTTGGGCCGCGACCTCAACCGCACCTTCACCAGTACCTTCCTCAC TGCCAGGGCCCACCCAGATGACCCATATGAGGTGACAAGGGCCCGAGAGCTGAACCAGCTGCTGGGGCCCAAGGCCTCGGGCCGGGCCTTTGACTTCATCCTTGACCTGCACAACACCACAGCCAACATGGGCACCTGCCTCATCGCGGAGTCCGCCCACAATGTCTTTGCCATGCACCTGTGCCGCTACCTGCAG CTGCAGAGCTCGGAGCTCCCCTGCCATGTCTTCCTGTACCAGTCGCCAGGAGAAGAGAGTTACTGCGTCGACTCGGTGGCCAAAAACGGAATGG GCCTGGAGCTGGGTCCCCAGCCTCAGGGAGTGCTGCGGGCTGACCTTTTCATCAGGATGAGAGCCCTGGTGGCCGCAGCTCTGGACTTCATCCAGCTCTTCAACCAGG GTACGGACTTTCCTGCCTTCGAGATGGAAGCGTATAGAACCGTGAGCCATGTGGACTTTCCCCGCACAGAGGCCGGGGACCTGGCAGGCACCGTGCATCCTCAgcttcag GACCGAGACTTTGAGCCACTGCGGCCTGGTGCGCCCATCTTCCAGACGTTCAGCGGCGAGGACGTGCTCTATGAGGAGGAGTCCACTGTGTACCCTGTGTTCATCAATGAGGCCGCCTACTACGAGAAGGGTATTGCCTTTTTGCAGACTGAGAAGCTCAATTTCTCCGTGCCCACCCTGCCTGCactggcccccacccccaccccgactcCCTAA